Part of the Faecalibacterium duncaniae genome, CATCACCGCAGGCTGCGACGCGGTCTCTCCTTTCGGTGCCTTCATCATCGGCTTCGTGGCCGGTATCCTCGTTGTCCTGAGCGTTGAATTCTTTGATAAGATCGCAAAGATCGATGACCCCGTGGGCGCTGTCTCCGTTCACTTTGCAAACGGCGTGTGGGGCACCATTGCCGTGGGCCTGTTCTCCAACGGCGGCGACGGCGTGGGCAAGGGCCTGTTCTACGGCGGCGGCTTTGCACAGCTGGGCACCCAGCTGCTGGGCCTTATCACCGTTGATGTGTACGTTGTGGTCGTGATGTTCATCATCTTCAAGATCATCGACAAGACCATCGGCCTGCGCGTCCCCGCTGAGGTGGAGATCGACGGCCTGGATATCCACGAGCACGGCCTGGCTTCCGCTTACGCCGGTTTCTCCATCTCCGATGCCAACGCCGCTGCCATGGTGCCCAACGAGAACACCGATCTGGGCGAGGATGATGCCTCCAAGGCAAGCGCCGTGCAGATGAACGCTGCCGTGCCTGTGGTCAAGGAGCCTGCCGTCATCCACGATGGCATCTACGACACCGGGATGCACAAGGTGTCCATCATTGCAAAGCTCTCCAAGTTCGATCCGCTCAAGACCGCGCTGAACGATCTGGGCGTGACCGGCATGACCGTGACCCAGGTGATGGGCTGCGGCATCCAGAAAGGCACCACCGAGAAATACCGCGGCGTGCCTGTGGACAGCACCTTGCTGCCCAAGATCAAGGTCGAGGTCATCGTTTCCAAGATCAGCGTGGACGCTGTGGTGGATGCCGCCAAGAAGGCCCTGTACACCGGCCACATCGGCGATGGCAAGATCTTTGTCTACAACGTGACCCGCGTGGTAAAGATCCGCACCGGCGAAGAGGACTTTGCCGCCCTGCAGGATGTGGAGTAACGCTCCGCACAATTTCAACCGCTGTCCCGCTTTGAAAGCGTGACGATATTTGTTCTCCTTGTTCTCCTTTTCCTTTTTCTGAAATCCATTCGGCAGAACCCCTGCTTCCTCCGCACAAGGAAGCAGGGGTTTGTTGTTGTCGTCACGATGTGAGCCCCCCTGCAATGGTTCCGGGTTGACATCCCCGTGCGGGCGTGTTATTTTGGAGTGTAAAATTTTCAGTTTTTTTGTATCAGGAGTTTCTATGAGCAACTTGAATGATTTTAACCGCGAGGCCAAAGCCGCCCTGTGGGTGGTCCTGCAATGGCTGCTGCTGGCCGTGCCCACGGGTCTGGTCTGCGGCGCAGTCGGCACAGCGTTCCACCTGAGCGTGGAGTACGTCACCGAGCTGCGGGCCGCGCAGAGCTGGCTGCTGCTCTGCCTGCCGCTGGCGGGCCTTGCCATCGTGGCACTCTACAAGGTCACAAAGTGCGAAGGCGTGGGCACCAATAACGTCATCCGCGCCGTGCAGAGCGGCGAGCCGGTCAGCCCGCTGCTGGTGCCCGCCATCTTTCTGGGCACGGTGCTCACCCACCTGTGCGGCGGTTCTGCCGGCCGCGAGGGTGCCGCTTTGCAGATGGGCGGCAGCATCGGCTGGAACGTGGGCAAACTGCTCCACCTGAGCGATTACGTCCGCCGCACCGCCACCATCAGCGGGATGGCCGCGTTCTTCTCCGCCCTGTTCGGCACCCCGCTGACCGCTGCCCTCTTCGCCATGATGGTGGAGGACGTGGGGCTGACGTTCACTTCGGCCTTTATGCCCGCGTTCACGTCGGCACTCATTGCTTACGGCGTATCCCTATTCTTCGGGATCGCCCCGACCAATTTTGTGCTCAATTCCATCCCGCACCTGACGCTGGAAACCGCGCTTCAGACCGCCCTGCTGGGCATTGCCTGTGCCGCCGTGACCCGGCTGTTCTGCTGGACGCTTCACACCCTGGAACATGGGATCCCCAAACGGATCCCGAATCCCTGGCTCCGGGCTTTTGCGGGCGGTGCAGCCGTGGTAGCGTTCTCGTATCTGTTCGGTGTCGGGCGGTACAACGGGGCCGGAATGGCCGTCATTGCCGATGCCGTGGAGCAGGGAGCCGCGCTGCCCTGGGATTTTCTGTGCAAGATCTTCCTGACCGCCCTGACCCTGGCAGTAGGCTTCAAAGGCGGCGAGGTGGTCCCAAGTTTCTACATCGGGGCGACCTTTGGCTGCATCGCCGGGCCATGGCTGGGCCTGCCCGCCGGGTTTGCCGGTGCCATCGGTCTGGTCTGCGTGTTCTGCGGAGCCACAAACGCCCTGATCCCCTCCATCCTGCTGGGATTCGAGCTGTTTGGCGGGCAGGGGCTGGAGCTTATTGCGCTGGGCTGCGGCGTGTGCTACATGCTCTCGGGCCACCACGGCCTCTACAGCAGCCAGACCTTTGTCACCAACAAGCTGCGACCGGAGTACGCCTCCCACAAGTGGCGGGTCAAGCTGAAGAAAAAAGAAGAATGATTTTTCGCAGATTTTCGCCGCGGAGAGCTTGATTTTTTGCCGCCATCGTGCTACAATCAGCGTAGTTTCATCCTGACCAAAGCGATGATGCGGACAAACCGAAGCTCGTTCCCCATGACGCAGAGAGGGTTGCCCCGGATACCGGGTGCTGCAAGCAGCCTGCCGTGCATCGGGCTTCTACCACCGCAGAGCGCAGAGGAGAACCTCTGCCGGGTGCGCCCGTTACAGCACAGCGAGTGGCGTGTTCTCAAGGGCACGCAATTCGGGTGGAACCGTGGAACGCGTGAAATCTTCAGGCGCTTCATCCCGTAAATTTGAGCGGGATGGAGCGCTTTTTTGTTTTAACTTTCATCAAAAGGAGAACCACTATGAAGATCATCTACAAAGACGGCCATGTGGACGAGTGCCCGCAGGACCAGGAACTGCATGTTATCCGCCACACCGCTGCTCACATCATGGCACAGGCCATCAAGCGCCTGTACCCCGAGGCTGACTTTGCCTTTGGCCCTGCCACCGAGAACGGCTTCTACTACGATGTCGATCTGGGCGACACCAAGCTCACCGATGACGATCTGGCCAACATCGAAAAAGAGATGCGCAAGATCTGCAAGGAAAATCTGGCCATCAAGCCCTTCATCCTGCCCCGTGACGAGGCTGTGAAGCTGATGGAGGAGCGCCAGGAACACTACAAGATCGAGCACATGGCTGATCTGGCCGACGAGACCGAGTTCAGCTTCTTCCAGCAGGGCGAGTACGTTGACATGTGCATCGGACCCCACCTGACCTACACCAAGGCGCTGAAGGCCTTCAAGATCACCCAGCAGTCCGGCGCATACTGGAAGAACGACAAGGAAAACAAGATGCTGACCCGTATCAACGGTGTGGCATTCCACAATCAGGAAGAGCTGGAAGCCTGGGAAAAGGAGCAGCAGGAGGCCCGTGAGCGCGATCACCGCAAGATCGGCAAGGAGATGGGCCTGTTTATGACCGACGACCTGGTGGGCCGCGGCCTGCCCATGTTCCTGCCCGCAGGCTACACCGTCTGGCAGGAGCTGGAGAACTATATCAAGGAGAAGGAGCGTGCACGCGGCTACCTGCACGTGATGACCCCCTGCATCGGTACCGTGAACCTGTACAAGACCTCCGGCCACTGGGATCACTACCGCGAGAACATGTTCCCCGCCATGGAGATGGAGGGTGAAAGCTACGTCCTGCGCCCGATGAACTGCCCCCACCACATGATGATCTACGCAAATCGTCCCCACTCTTACCGTGACCTGCCCATGCGCATCGGTGAGATCGCACACGATTTCCGCTACGAGTCCTCCGGCACCCTGAAGGGCATTGAGCGCGGCCGCCACTTCTGCCAGAACGATGCCCACCTGTTCTGCACTCCGGAGCAGATCAAGAGCGAGGTCGCCGATGTCTGCAACCTGATCTTCGAGACCTACAAGGATTTCAAGATCACCGATTACCGCTGCGTTCTGTCCCTGCGTGACCCCGCCGACAAGAAGAAGTACCACGACGACGATGCCATGTGGAACCACGCCGAAAACGCTCTGCGCGAGGTGCTGACCGAGCTGGGCATCCACTTCACCGAGGAGATCGGCGAGGCCGCCTTCTACGGCCCCAAGCTGGATGTGAACGTCAAGCCCGCCGTGGGTGCTGAGTATACTCTGTCCACCTGCCAGCTGGACTTCTGCCTGCCCGCAAAGTTCCACCTGACCTATGTGGACAAGGACGGCTCCGAAAAGACCCCCGTTGTCCTGCACCGTGCGATCCTGGGCTCCCTGGACCGCTTCATGGCCTACCTGATCGAGGAGACCAAGGGCAAGTTCCCCACCTGGCTGGCACCTGTTCAGGTCAAGGTCCTGCCCGTTTCCGAAAAGACCCTCGAGTATGCGGAGAGCATCACCGAGAAGCTGGTGGAGGCCGGTGTCCGCGTGGCTCTGGACGACGACAACCAGAAGATCGGCTACAAGATCCGTGCCGCACAGCAGGTGGACCGTGTGCCCTACATGCTGGTTCTGGGTGCAAAGGAAGCCGAGGCTGGCAACCTCTCTGTCCGTGACCGCAAGGGCGAGACCACCACGATGGAAGTGGATGAATTCATCGCAAAGGTCACCGAGGAGATCAAGACCCGCAGCTACAATACCTGATATTGTAAAAATAGAGCTGCAAAGTGAAGAGCATCCAAACGAAGAAACCATTGCTGCCATGATGGAAGCCGAGCGCATTGCGCGAGACCCCAATGTAAAGCATTATACGGATTTGGATGAACTATTTGCAGATTTGAAACGTTAAATGAACAGCGCCGCTTTCCCATGACCGGGAGAGCGGCGCTGTTCGTTTACTGATTTTTTCGGTCTGCCCACGCACGGACGGCGGAGTAGAGGGCGGCGAAGACAAGCCCGGCCACGGCCCAGATGATCCAGCTCTTTTCCCAGTTGTTGTTCCAGAAGCTGACAGCGAGGTACACCGCCGTTACAAGACACCAGTAGGCCCCGGCAAACCAACCGACGCGGCGGTTCGTCCACTTTTCGCGGACGGTGTATTCCCCCGTTTGCAGCAGCTTATCAAAGCTGCCCTGGGTCATCCCGGCCCGGATGAACAACTGTACTGCACCGGCCACAATGGCCAGCAGCAGGCCGACTGCGGCAGCGACCCAGAAGTCTGGTACTCCCAGCATGGCCGTACCCAGGATCGGCACCACGGCCAGCACACAGAGCACCACGCCCTGGGTCATGCTGCGGCGGTAGGTGGGCGCATACTCCTGTTTCTGCCGCTCCACGATGCCCTCCACACCATAGGCAAGGGCGATCTGCTCTTTTTCCAGATATTCAAACGCTTCCAGCCGGATGGCGGCGGGCAGGATGAGCAGCAGCCCCAGCGCGACGAAGAGCAGCAGGAAGATGACACCGAGCCCTGTCATCCGCTCTTCGCTGGGTGTACCATCGCTCCATGCGCCCAGAACAAGCAGCGTGATGGGGCTGAGGATGCACAAGCTCACACCCGCCGCCATCTTTCCATGCACGGCCTGCACCGTGCTGAGATATGCGTTTGCCTCGTCAAATGAGACGGTGCGGCAGGGTTCCGTCACCCGCTCTTCCTTCGGCAGCGGGGCCGTGGCATCGGGCTGTTCCAGCTCATCTTTTAATAAGTAGTCGGTGCTCACTTCAAACAGAGCACTCAGCTTCAGTATTTTATCCAAGTCGGGGATGGACATTCCGGTATCACATAGTTAAAGATATTGGTATCATTCAATCAATTTTGCCGATAAAGCGGTAGAAGATTTCTACCTCCTGTTCCCGGCTTCCGTCCTCACCTTTGACCGCTTCATGGACAACGATTTTTTCAATCAGCATATTCAAAAGTTCGGCGGTCAGTTCTGTTGGATTGACGCACTCTTTCATCAAGGCAATCCATTTTTCTGCGTCTACGGCGTTCTGGCTTTCAGTGGCGATAGCGGATTGAAGCTGTTCAATCTTTTCGTCCAGTTCAGCCTGTTCGCTTTGGTACTTCCCGGACAGCATAGAGAAGTTGTATTCCGTGATACGCCCCGCCGCCCAGTCCTCATACATCCGGGCAAACAAAGTATCGACTTCGGCTTTTCGCTTCTCTGCCTTTTTCAGTTCTGCGGCCTGCTTCTTTCTTGCGGCAGCCTGTCCCTTATCAGTGGCATTTAACAGCTGCTTCAAGAGCCGTTCTTCATCATGCTGTACCAGCCCCGACCAGTATTGCAGACGGGAGAGGACATAGGCATAAAGCACATCATAACGGATATAGTGCATGGAGCATTGGCGTGTGCCCTGCCCGTACTTGCTACAATGATAATGGCCGTAAGGCTTGCTGTTCTGCCTGTTCTCCCCATAGGACAGCGACCAGCCGCAATCCGCACATTTTACCAATCCGGAAAAAATCTGCGTTGTACCATCCTTGCACTTCCTGCGGCGGTTTGCTATCTGCTCCTGTACCTGCCGGAAAACCTGCTCGCTGATAATCGGCTCCTGCGTGTTCTCCACCCGCACCCATTCACTTTGGGGCTTGCGTACCCTCCGCTTGTTCTTAAAGGAAATGTTCGTTTCTCGGTAATGAATGGTATGGCCGATATAGGTTTCGTCTTTCATAATGCTCTTGACCTGGGCTATCGTCCATGCGTAGCTTTTTTCCTCCGGCGCACCCGCATAGATGTTTGCAAAAGTCCCGTCACGCTGGAAGTTGATAAATCCCGGTGTGGGAACCTTTTCCGCAATCAGTATTCTTGTGATACTGGCCGCCCCTCTGCCATGAATAGCAAGGTCAAAAATCTTCTCCACTATCCAGCGGGTTTCCTCGTCGATTATCAGCTTGTTTTTGATTTCCGGGTGTTTCCTGTACCCGATGGGAGCATAGGCGCCGATACGCTGTCCTGTGGCAAACTTTGCTTTGAAAGCGGCCTTTACCTTGCGGCTTGTATCTTTCGCAAACCATTCATTGAACAGGTTTTTGAACGGGACGAAATCGGAAAGCCCTTTCTCTGTGTCCTCATTCTCCGCAACGGCGATGTAGCGCACCCGTTTCTCTGGGAACAAAAATTCCAGATAGTAGTCCATCATCACATGTTCCCGCCCGAAACGGGACAGGTCTTCTTGTGTCAAGTAGGGACTAAAAAAATTTTGAGAATTTACAAGACGTTCATAGGTGGACAACCACCCATGAACGGCTTGAGTTTTCTCTATGCTCTTTTGCCGTTCTTTGTGCGACGTTTCTTATACGCCGCTTCAAACGCCTCCATCATCGGAGTGACCGGAAGCTCGTTGTCAGGCTTGGACAGATACTCGAACCGGATGCCGTTCTCCCGGAACTTTCGCTCAAACCTCATGAAAGAGGAAGTGTCCCGGCTGATTCGCGAGGTGTCGCGGGTGAGGATCGTACCGATGTCCTGACGCTTTGCTTCGTTCAGCAGGAAGTTCATGATACCTTCCGTATGGACGCCGGAGATGCCGTCTGCCGCCACAGCAGCAGCCACCTCATAGCCTTTGTCCTTCGCATAGCGTTCCAGCTCTTCCCGCTGGTCTGCTGCCGCAAGCTGATCCGCACAGGCAACGCGGATATAAAGAAATACTTTCATTTGGCTTCTCCTTCTGATGTAGTGAGGAAGTCCTTGAACTTCCAGACGATTTCTATGTTGTCAAGATCGTAAATGTAGACCGCAGAAATGAATGCGTGGGTCAGCTCATAGGTCAGAGCTTTGCAGTCGGCGTACTGTTCGCAGACCGCATCCAGCTTTTCATCTGAACAGGCGGTCTCGGAGTCAAGCTCCTTCATCCGCTCGTGACTGCGCTGGATTGCTCCATCGTTTTCAGCAATCTTCACATCCGCTGCCGCCTTCTGCTGAATGTACGCCTCCTTCGTGATGCTTCCGGCTGCATACTTCTCGTAGAGCCTCAGCTTGGACGCCTTGTGCTGCTCGTTCTGCTTTTGCAGAGTGCGGATTTTATCAGCACATTCCTTGATGGCAGATTTCCGCAGATCACCGACTTCGCGGTTCTGTATTGCTTCCTTCTGTGCCAAAGCAAGAAACTGAGTAAGGGCATGGAAGACAACCTTCTCAATATCCATTTCCGGAAAGCTCCTGCCAACCGGACAGTCTGTGTTTCCGTTGTTGACCGAGTGAATGCACTGGAAGTATCGAATGCCAGCCTTGTTCTTTCGGCGTGTCATAGCACGTTTACAGTTACCGCAGCGGACGAGTCCCTTGAGCGGATAGTCATGCTGCTTGCGCGTGGGATTCCGTCCTCCGCCTCGAATGACCTTCTGAGCAAGCTCAAAGTCTTCCTTGCTGATAATAGCTTCATGCGTTCCTTCTACGATAATCGGCTCATTGACAACACGCTTTTTTGAGCCGACACCGCAGGACTTCATTTTGCGGCTGACCAGTGTTCCGGTGTAAACAAGGTTTTTGAGGATGTTGTAGACCATCACGGTTTCCCAACTGATTTTCTCGCTCATGTTACTGAACTTCTTCTTGTCGGGATGCTTGCTCTTGAAGTATTGCCCCGGCGTCGGGATGCCGTCATCATTCAGGCTGCGGGCGATCTGAGAGGTGTTGCTGCCTTCCAGCGCCTCGCGGAAAATACGACGGATCACATCAGCCGCCTCCGGGTCTACGGCAAGTTTGTTCCGAATGGTGGGATGCAGGACGTAGCCGTATGGGGCGTAGCCACCGACATACTTGCCCTGCTTCATCATCTGGATTTTTGCCGATGTGGTCTTTACGGAAAGGTCTTTGCTGTATGCGGCGTAGATGATGCTGCGCATAACCACTTCCAGACCGCCCGTTGTGCCTTTGTAATCGTCACTGTCATAGCCGTCGTTGATGGAAATAAAGCGGACGCCCATGAATGGAAAAGTGCATTCCAGATAGTTTCCCGTTTCAATGTAGTCACGAGAAAAGCGGGAAAAGTCTTTGACGCAGATCAGGTTAATCTCGCCGCGCTTGACCTTCTCCATCATCTGCGTGAACTGAGGACGGTGAAAGTTCGTGCCGGTATAACCGTCATCCGCAAACTCAGACCGCTGACAGTGAGACAGCTCCAGATGATTGTCAAGAAAGCGATTGATGAGCATACGTTGGTTGCCGATGCTGTCACTTTCCGCCTTGCTGCCATAGCCGGTATCTTCATCAGCCATTGAGAGGCGGATGTAGATGCCGATGTTGTATTCCTTGCTCATTTACATCGCCTCCTGTACTTCCTTGATACTCTGAACGGTCAGAGCGTAAATATCGCCGTATTTCATAACCAGCTCGATTGAGCCGTCCTCATGGACTTTCACAAGCTCTACGGACTCGTCAACCAACTCCTGAGAGAGCATCGTTGCACCGCTGACGGATTTCATCAGCGTTAGCCACTTGTTGTCCTCGGACATTGCCTCGGCAAACTTTACCTTCCGCTGAACCGCTTCATCCAACCGCCGTGAAAGATCGACATACTGCTCATCGTAGGCTTTCTTGGCAAAGGCGTATTCCTCTTCATCGAGAATGCCTTCCGTGAAGTCCTCATAGAGCCGAGTACGCTTCTTGGAGATGCCGCTGAGTTTCAGATTCAGGCTTGTGATGAGCGCATTCTGTTGATCGCGGATGCTGCGTTCGCCTTCGCTGTTTCTCAGTTTGGCAAGCAGCTTGTCGTAATTGAGAGCCGCCTTGACTTGAAGCTGGATCGCAGCAAGCACATCTGCTTCGAGTTTGTCCTGCCGCGTATAGTGCGGCGTACAGAGATTGCCGCGCTTGACGGATGAGCTGCACTCATAGAAGGCGTACCATGCGCCGTCCTTACGCTTGTCAACACGCTTGCGATGGAAATAGAGCTTCCTGCCGCAGTCTGCGCAGACGATTTTGTCTTCAAAGAGATTGATCAACGTAGCGCGGATTTCTTCCGTGCGCTCCATCTTCTCAACCCTTGTCCTTGCAGCAGCGTTCCGCATTTCTCGTACCTTCTGGAAGTCCTCACGGGAGATAATCGCTTCGTGAGTATTGGGAAAAACAATCCATTCCTCGCGGTCGATATGCTGATTTTTGACGCCCTTGTAGATAGCGTTCAGCGTCCGTCCGAGAACGGTATCTCCGACGTAGTGGGGATTATCCAGAATGGTAGTGAGTGAAGACTTGTTCCAAATCTTTTTCGCCGTAGCATTGCCTGTGCGGACGCCAACCTGATACTTCTGAAACTCCGGATTGGGCGCGTTCATTGCATCAAGCCGATCTGCAATCGCAGGAAGGGACAGCCCTTCAATCTTCCATTGGAAAATCCTCCGGACAATCGGTGCGGTTTCCTCATCGAAGACCATATTGCTGTGTTCTTCATCCCAGCGATAACCATACGGGAGATTGCGCTTCTTGAACTCTCCACTTTCCATCTGTGCCTTGAGCGCAGTAGAAACCTTGCGGGAGATGTCCTTCGAGTAGAGGGTGTTGATCATGTTTTGCAGAGGGATGATGAGGCTTTCGCCGGAGCCGTCCGCATCAAAGTTGTCGTAGTTCTCTTTGATAGCGATAAACCGAAGCCCGATCTGCGGAAAGACCCGTTCCAGATAGGTTCCTGCCTCAATGTAGTCTCGCCCGAACCGGCTGAGATCACGAACCACAAGGCACTTGATTCTGCCGGTGCGGATGTCGTTCATCAGACGGTTGAACTCCGGTCTGTCAAAAACCGTACCCGTTCGTCCGTTGTCCACATAGGTATCTATCAGATTCAGATAGGGACGCTCTGCAATATAGGACTTGCAAATCTCAATCTGATTTGCGATGACATCCACCTTTTCGGACTTGCCGCTGTTTTCAACGGAAAGACGGGCATAGATGGCTGTTGAGAAGACCTCGGAAGAGACAGATTCGATAACCGGCTCTTCGACTGCAATTTGCTTTCTGCTTTTTCTTGCCATTTGCTCATCCCTCCTTTATACGGCAATATCCAGCTCGTCGGCATAGCCGAGAACGTATTCAAGTGTCTGCTGGTATTCGTCCTTGTACTTAAAGACGATTTCGATTGCATGGTTTTCGTGAATCAGAATGCGGTCAACCAGCGACATCAGCACACGGCGGTTCAGCTCTTCGACGTTTTCATACTGCTTGAAAAGCGTCACCCAGTTTCGTTCGGTCGTGCCGGTTGTCACCGTTTGCTTCATTTCTTTTTTGACCCGCAGAAGTGCCTCCTGTTTGTCCTCAATGATTTTGGTGTAGCTGCTGCGGAACTCGAAGTATTCCGATTTATCAATGACGCCGCCGATGAAGTTCTCGTAAAGCCCCAGCTTGAGCTTTTGATACCGCTCAATCTCTTCCTCGATTTTTGCAATCTGGGCTTCGTAATTGAAAGCCTTACGGCTCTGAGACGGAAGCCGCTCTATCATCGCAAGCGCGTGTTCCAGATTGATGACAAGCTCGATCTGGTCATGAATAGCACGGAAGACCTTCTCTTCAACCTCTTTTGCGGCGATGCTGTGCGGGCTGCACGTCCGGCTGTGCTTATTGGTGGAGCAGACGTAGTAGATATACTTTTTT contains:
- a CDS encoding ammonium transporter, yielding MFSSINTCWVLVAAFLVYFMQAGFALCEAGFTRAKNTGNILMKNMMDFCIGTPCYWVIGFGLMFGGTSALIGGFDPFIQGDYSHLGLDIPLWVYIVFQTVFCATAATIVSGSMAERTNFKAYCVYSAAISLVVYPICGHWMWGGGWLQSMGFHDFAGSAAVHNVGGVIALLGAAMLGPRIGKYDKDGNPHAIPGHNLTAGALGVFILWFCWFGFNGGSSLSLATDEAMTLTGLVCFNTNLAAAVATCVTMIFTWLRYGKPDVSMTLNGSLAGLVAITAGCDAVSPFGAFIIGFVAGILVVLSVEFFDKIAKIDDPVGAVSVHFANGVWGTIAVGLFSNGGDGVGKGLFYGGGFAQLGTQLLGLITVDVYVVVVMFIIFKIIDKTIGLRVPAEVEIDGLDIHEHGLASAYAGFSISDANAAAMVPNENTDLGEDDASKASAVQMNAAVPVVKEPAVIHDGIYDTGMHKVSIIAKLSKFDPLKTALNDLGVTGMTVTQVMGCGIQKGTTEKYRGVPVDSTLLPKIKVEVIVSKISVDAVVDAAKKALYTGHIGDGKIFVYNVTRVVKIRTGEEDFAALQDVE
- a CDS encoding chloride channel protein; this translates as MSNLNDFNREAKAALWVVLQWLLLAVPTGLVCGAVGTAFHLSVEYVTELRAAQSWLLLCLPLAGLAIVALYKVTKCEGVGTNNVIRAVQSGEPVSPLLVPAIFLGTVLTHLCGGSAGREGAALQMGGSIGWNVGKLLHLSDYVRRTATISGMAAFFSALFGTPLTAALFAMMVEDVGLTFTSAFMPAFTSALIAYGVSLFFGIAPTNFVLNSIPHLTLETALQTALLGIACAAVTRLFCWTLHTLEHGIPKRIPNPWLRAFAGGAAVVAFSYLFGVGRYNGAGMAVIADAVEQGAALPWDFLCKIFLTALTLAVGFKGGEVVPSFYIGATFGCIAGPWLGLPAGFAGAIGLVCVFCGATNALIPSILLGFELFGGQGLELIALGCGVCYMLSGHHGLYSSQTFVTNKLRPEYASHKWRVKLKKKEE
- the thrS gene encoding threonine--tRNA ligase, producing MKIIYKDGHVDECPQDQELHVIRHTAAHIMAQAIKRLYPEADFAFGPATENGFYYDVDLGDTKLTDDDLANIEKEMRKICKENLAIKPFILPRDEAVKLMEERQEHYKIEHMADLADETEFSFFQQGEYVDMCIGPHLTYTKALKAFKITQQSGAYWKNDKENKMLTRINGVAFHNQEELEAWEKEQQEARERDHRKIGKEMGLFMTDDLVGRGLPMFLPAGYTVWQELENYIKEKERARGYLHVMTPCIGTVNLYKTSGHWDHYRENMFPAMEMEGESYVLRPMNCPHHMMIYANRPHSYRDLPMRIGEIAHDFRYESSGTLKGIERGRHFCQNDAHLFCTPEQIKSEVADVCNLIFETYKDFKITDYRCVLSLRDPADKKKYHDDDAMWNHAENALREVLTELGIHFTEEIGEAAFYGPKLDVNVKPAVGAEYTLSTCQLDFCLPAKFHLTYVDKDGSEKTPVVLHRAILGSLDRFMAYLIEETKGKFPTWLAPVQVKVLPVSEKTLEYAESITEKLVEAGVRVALDDDNQKIGYKIRAAQQVDRVPYMLVLGAKEAEAGNLSVRDRKGETTTMEVDEFIAKVTEEIKTRSYNT
- a CDS encoding recombinase family protein, with translation MMDYYLEFLFPEKRVRYIAVAENEDTEKGLSDFVPFKNLFNEWFAKDTSRKVKAAFKAKFATGQRIGAYAPIGYRKHPEIKNKLIIDEETRWIVEKIFDLAIHGRGAASITRILIAEKVPTPGFINFQRDGTFANIYAGAPEEKSYAWTIAQVKSIMKDETYIGHTIHYRETNISFKNKRRVRKPQSEWVRVENTQEPIISEQVFRQVQEQIANRRRKCKDGTTQIFSGLVKCADCGWSLSYGENRQNSKPYGHYHCSKYGQGTRQCSMHYIRYDVLYAYVLSRLQYWSGLVQHDEERLLKQLLNATDKGQAAARKKQAAELKKAEKRKAEVDTLFARMYEDWAAGRITEYNFSMLSGKYQSEQAELDEKIEQLQSAIATESQNAVDAEKWIALMKECVNPTELTAELLNMLIEKIVVHEAVKGEDGSREQEVEIFYRFIGKID
- a CDS encoding recombinase family protein — encoded protein: MKVFLYIRVACADQLAAADQREELERYAKDKGYEVAAAVAADGISGVHTEGIMNFLLNEAKRQDIGTILTRDTSRISRDTSSFMRFERKFRENGIRFEYLSKPDNELPVTPMMEAFEAAYKKRRTKNGKRA
- a CDS encoding recombinase family protein yields the protein MSKEYNIGIYIRLSMADEDTGYGSKAESDSIGNQRMLINRFLDNHLELSHCQRSEFADDGYTGTNFHRPQFTQMMEKVKRGEINLICVKDFSRFSRDYIETGNYLECTFPFMGVRFISINDGYDSDDYKGTTGGLEVVMRSIIYAAYSKDLSVKTTSAKIQMMKQGKYVGGYAPYGYVLHPTIRNKLAVDPEAADVIRRIFREALEGSNTSQIARSLNDDGIPTPGQYFKSKHPDKKKFSNMSEKISWETVMVYNILKNLVYTGTLVSRKMKSCGVGSKKRVVNEPIIVEGTHEAIISKEDFELAQKVIRGGGRNPTRKQHDYPLKGLVRCGNCKRAMTRRKNKAGIRYFQCIHSVNNGNTDCPVGRSFPEMDIEKVVFHALTQFLALAQKEAIQNREVGDLRKSAIKECADKIRTLQKQNEQHKASKLRLYEKYAAGSITKEAYIQQKAAADVKIAENDGAIQRSHERMKELDSETACSDEKLDAVCEQYADCKALTYELTHAFISAVYIYDLDNIEIVWKFKDFLTTSEGEAK
- a CDS encoding recombinase family protein; amino-acid sequence: MARKSRKQIAVEEPVIESVSSEVFSTAIYARLSVENSGKSEKVDVIANQIEICKSYIAERPYLNLIDTYVDNGRTGTVFDRPEFNRLMNDIRTGRIKCLVVRDLSRFGRDYIEAGTYLERVFPQIGLRFIAIKENYDNFDADGSGESLIIPLQNMINTLYSKDISRKVSTALKAQMESGEFKKRNLPYGYRWDEEHSNMVFDEETAPIVRRIFQWKIEGLSLPAIADRLDAMNAPNPEFQKYQVGVRTGNATAKKIWNKSSLTTILDNPHYVGDTVLGRTLNAIYKGVKNQHIDREEWIVFPNTHEAIISREDFQKVREMRNAAARTRVEKMERTEEIRATLINLFEDKIVCADCGRKLYFHRKRVDKRKDGAWYAFYECSSSVKRGNLCTPHYTRQDKLEADVLAAIQLQVKAALNYDKLLAKLRNSEGERSIRDQQNALITSLNLKLSGISKKRTRLYEDFTEGILDEEEYAFAKKAYDEQYVDLSRRLDEAVQRKVKFAEAMSEDNKWLTLMKSVSGATMLSQELVDESVELVKVHEDGSIELVMKYGDIYALTVQSIKEVQEAM